The following nucleotide sequence is from Malania oleifera isolate guangnan ecotype guangnan chromosome 4, ASM2987363v1, whole genome shotgun sequence.
AACGGTGAAATATACCGAACAACAATCATGGAGattataatgaaagtaataagacaatgacatgaagaattatgtggtttggtaatgcctacatccacgggagcaaatgaCAGTATTTTTTTCACTATCTTCTTATCCAAAGACATGAACATTACATAGTTACaacataaaccatgtatatataaggTTCTatgaggttttccctccaaaacccaacctcTCCAACGTcccaatttaaaatttgaaaacaaacgcTGAGTTTCCAAGCCAAATCGTCAATAGTTTGCAAAGATAccatgtcacgcctcgaacccggcaatgggacccagggggtgatgtagtaacctaacttgtccctgtattatacaaaacacatatgatactataatgaatgagggtccgatcctgtggggttcctgtacaccctatacatattcatatacacgatatatacgcagtggaaaagttcattccatacaaacatagtactataccagagtctatacaaacaaAGTCTAAGCTCTATAATAGAAAACATAGCCCAAGGGACAAcaatacccaaaatgacaaccctgctacagtccaagtacttacacaagtactctacaCAGTAAACTGACCACCACGCTCCCAAtactaggatgctagttccggttgcTCAAAAGACTTGAAAACATGTACATAAGATAGGGGTGAGACTCATCTCAGTAAGgtagaatcaggttatatcagtgtgtgacatatgagtgttatcatgacataaaacatatacagttcagttccagtattttccataaaatagttccagtatagttcacaacccacacacacatgatcaagcaacccagtGTTGTCATACTCTTCGGCACGAAGCCAACTTGCATAACACGGCATCCTtgacacatggcgtagccccaagctcccatggcatcgtaccggtacatttggttgatccacacccttcggtgatcaactggTAAGAggtgatatttcacgccctcggatatagagtcggacacttttgCCActagcaggtggtatttcacactctcggatatagagccagacactctttcacaacctggaacaatttggaacacacgttcctatatctcatttcagcataTCACAACTCGATGCATATTCAtgtaacaattcattccacacttatttggtaatcaccAAATCATGAATTTAcgaatatagtttaaaacaagtcaaggcacgaccatctccataacacaatatattcaataatacatccacggttttccaacgaaaccagagatgcaacccaacgccccctttttcccaaaactgtaacatgaataCTCAGTATTTTtaacccgttagatttccccaaataagtagccaaaacatacataggatcgtgaaccatagttctaccgaatCTGATTCAAAAAATAACTgctataaacaaaatccccttacctttccttgAAAATCCAAACAcaaactctacgactcctaaacagcgaatcgagttcccaaaacctataaatcatagtacaatacatacttacaattccattctctacagATTTACCAAAACGaaataaaaatcgagccttacctcaatttttgggttaaaacccaaaaatcctcgaaacgaagatccgttccacaaatcacgAAGGGAATCCTTCCCACATCCTCATAGTAACGTCGAATCGCCAATTCCATTGACAaacagtgaagaaatctagagagagagagtgaagcttCGAgttctggagagagagagagagagagagagagagagagagagagagagagaaagagagagagaaatttggatatCTTAGCCTCAAAACAACCCAAAGGATATTTATAGCATCTTTGACTTGgtcaacctcatcgacgaggcggcatcttcatcgacgagtcaatgaGGGGAATTCATAAACGTATtagtggcctcgttgatgagcctgagatttcaggatttaccaaaatctctcggcttctcatcgtcgacgaacctctgcatTTCGTCATCGAACAATAGAagagtcttcatcgacgagatcactggcttcgtcaatgaagcctgctcaaattactgttttaccattttcttatttatttattccatatctcactgGTCAGGTTCTTATATACCATCAACAGTTTAATAACAAAAGCAAACAGTTAAAGAAACAGTCTTAGAACCAACGACAGTTTCCCTGAAtttaggccaaaccgtcgacggattCCTCTTGCAAACTTCAACCATTGTTTTCTTCCATGTTTTCTTATTGTACATGCATTCCAAtcaatatatgagccacatatcacaacaatctccaccttggagaATATACGCTCCTTAtgagaaaacttaaaacataaacccgttgctccaccttgaccttgacACATTAGGTTAGGACCACCTTCTGTCTAACAACTAGAGAGAAAAACTAAGTCAAAGAACCGCTTGAACTTGTACGTGGCACAGTTTCTGCCAAAAATGTAGAGACTcgtaaaaattaattaataagaaaATGAAAGAATCATTGACGGTTTGGTAAGGGGCAcaaaaaatcgtcaacgattttgtcTACAATGTTGATTTTATAGGGGGATGCGAACTTCATTTATTTTAATcaaacaaaatctctctctctctctctctccctaaaaCCCTACGGAACCCCcttcattctctcttcgattcttgcTCCGTTAAAGCTCGTTTTGActatcagaagctaccacggggttcatggggtgattctctacaatctaatcAGAGCATAATGTTGATTTAAGGTCCTTgggcaaaatcccaaaatcaagataagtgagttattttaggatttaaatgATATAATATTAATTCCATCATTCCGGGGTACTTACGTATGTTTCTTtaagaatattattttatttttctcaatttgtactctttaagagtatgattccaatttataatattaatatgGGTAACAATTTACCACTTCTTCCGGAGGTTAAGTATACTTTCTTATGTGGAGGATAAATGTTTCACCTCTTCCAGAGGTTGAATTTAACATCGCTTcgagaggttaaaaatatactctcttcaTGAGGTTGCCAAATGCTTTGGGGTTTACAATTTTTgttccttcaatttttttttttttaccgttTTTGAGTTCACATGATGACTAAAGAATTCCAACTCACTCGTTGCTGGTGGTCCTTGGTTTCTTGACTTCTTAGGCCACACATCAAACAAACCTATTTACTTAATGCGTCGACCTGTCATGTTCAACAGTAAGTCAGTCAACCCGAAAGTCCTGCAAGAAGTTGGAAGTCCTTGCCCCTTTGGCCACCGTGACCCCATCCTCACGCCCTGGCTCCTACATTGTTGTTCACATGTACTACCCAAGGCCAAAACACACGGCAGCTAGAAGCCCATTTAACAAGTGCCGGCGAACTGACTAGTAGCTGCCGGTAATCAGCTCCGAGATGCCACCTTCCACTCCTACTGCCGTCTCCACACCCTCCTCTCTGTTTCTTTTTCTGTCCTTTCTTCTCCTCCTCCCCTGCGCCCAATCCCACCTACGTCTACCAGATATGTGGCAGCGACCGCAAAAACGCAACTGAATTCTCTCCAAACAGCACCTACCAATCCAATCTCaattcccttctctcttctctttactcCTCCAACTCCACCCGCAACAGGCCCTTCCGGAATTTGACCGTCGCCGGCCGCCCCAACGGCTCGGCTTCCGCCACGGTCTATGGTCTCTCCCTCTGCCGCGGCGACGTCACCACGGATGTCTGCCAAGAGTGCGTCGCCGGTGCCGGCCCATATGTCGTCCGGACCTGCGCGAGGGTAAGAAGTGCGGTGATCTGGTTCGAAGAGTGTCTGGTGCGTTACTCCGACCGATATATCTTCTCCACTAGTGACCAAGAGCCCAACATCGCTATGCTAAATACGGGGAACATCACGGAGCCGAATCGGTTTGCACAGTTGCTGGCCGACACAATGAGCAAGATAGTGACGCGTGCGGCGACGGACCGAACTCCTCCGGAGAAGTTTGCGACTGCAGAAGCCGCCTTCTCGGGGTTTCAGAAGCTTTACACACTGGCGCAGTGCACGCCGGATCTGTCGTCGTCCGATTGCAATCGGTGTTTGCAAGTAGCCACATCGACGCTCCCCAGTTGCTGCGGCGGGAAGCCAACAATAGAAGGGTCTTCATCACGAGATCAttggctttgtcgatgaaacctgctcaaattactgttttacccttttattatttatttattccacaTCTCACGGGTCGGGTTCTTATATACCATCTACGGTTTAATACCAAGAGCAAACAGTTAAAGAAATAGTTTTAGAACCAACAACTGTTTCCCTAAATCTGGGCCAAATCGTCGACGGATTCCTCCTGCAAACTTCAACCATTGTTTTCTTCCATGTTTTCTTATTGTACATGCATTCCAAtcaatatatgagccacatatcgcAACAATCTACACCTTGGAgaatatatgccccttaggagaaaactgaaaacataaacccgttgctccaccttgaccttggcaCATTAGGTTGGGACCAACTTCTGTCTAACAACTCAAGACAAAAACTAAGTCCAAGAACCGCTTGAACTTGTACGTGGTAGCTTTAGTTTCTACCAAAAATGTAGAGACCcgtaaaaattaattaataagaaaataaaagaatcaTTGACGGTTTGGTGAGGGCCACAAAAAATCCTCGATGATTTTGTCTACATTGTTGATTTTATAGGGGGATGTGAACTTCATTTGTTTTAATcaaacaaaatctctctctctctctctctctctctctctctctctctctctctctctctctctctaaaaccctaCAGAACCCccttccttctctctttgattctcgCTCTGTTAAAGCCcgttttgacgatcagaagctaccacggggttcatggggtgattctctacaatctaatcggagcagaatgttgatttAAGGTCCTTGGGCATAATCCCAAAATCAGGATTagtgagttattttaggatttaaatgattatttggattATGTGGACCTAGGAAACATATTAGATGGTAAATatactggggttgagttgattgaactagggataatgtaattttagggtttgaagtttTGAACCCCGCAggcatggtttagggttttcagcaGGTTTCTTagaaaacaagtaaggggatagattaagtcagaaATTTTCAGAAAAAgttaattattaaatatatagtatttgatttagaaatttatatgtagttcagtatagtttttgggaatactgatatTGAATTGAGGAAACCTTGATTTAGAATCCACGAATGGTgaacttgtatggaagccacaaggaacctaaagtacatatcacttggcgcaatccatagaactaaaagaatgaaaggatgatgaagcaaacttcaagttcaagatcatcaatgGGAATGaatatttagaattgaatgtatttacgtTGTCATATATATAACTCGAAGCTCAATCATTATCTAGACAGACCTTacgactcatgcatttcatgaatgaTACAtctacattagttctaggttgaataaatttttcgaggcaaattttagaggtctCCTCAACGAATCgaatggcctcatcgacgaactcatgaaGGCACTCGGTGATGAATAGTGTTGTCTCATTGATGAAAAAATACAGAGAGCCCATAAAGTTCACACagtgctctcatcgacgaactcatggcctcgtcgatgaacgagtgttgtacacccATCGACAAAAGTACCCATTTGTCGACAAAGGTCGGGGCGCTGATTCACGTTTTAGTGCGGACATGGAcgaaaacttttatttttaaatgatccaatggctgGGATTTAATCTAGGgttgagaacacttataaaaacaatctataaaccctagagcaccactttttttttttttttgggctatCTCTTGAAAGCTTTGAACGAATTGCTAAGTCATTGTCTGCACTCCAAAGAAGTCTCATTTGTCTAGGCATTCGCATATACAAGATCTGAGCAAATATACGTACAACTTCTGCTAAatctggtttgatcttgaggtttggaaaaatattttattgaacttttaatttttattaatcaatcgTCTTCTCCATTATTTAtctaaaaatctttttgggagtaagaaacttattttcccatagttatttatttgaaaaatcttttaggaatagtattctaaagttttAATCCTTATGATATTCAAAGTTATGTTTTTATCCAAAGAGATCTATCTCATTGGTGCAAAAagtgtttgaaaaatattgtttaaatctttgaaatattcaaaatcatattttttattcaaaaatttaatcttacaagttatttgatagtaagaacttaGGTCTACATAAGATTcaagatttttttaaaagatcttatttggtattcttgcataaAATGATTTGAactcaaaccctaagttctccaaaatatttatttataaaaattatttttgggagatattgataaaaaggtagatttgtgaagcataccattcatatcgagcttttTGTAAAACCTGATGGTCAAATATAtcctttaaaaaattttcataGGATAAATGAGTCTTTGACAGTGAGGTATTCAGTTATTGTATCTATTCTATaaatacaatgataataaaaatatatgagagaGAAAACAATTAGAGATAGATAACATTCATGAGAGAGAAGAATTATTAATTAGATGATGAGCTGAATACAAAGTAAAAGAGGCAGATACATTTGAGCCCATGTATGattatatatacaataatatataCTATTTTCTTAATAAACCGCCCACTCCATGCACCTTCCACGCACtatcatacatacatgcataagGAAGATCATGACTTTTACGCGATACTACAAGGATACGATATTTACATCtaaaatagtattttcccaatttcATTGTATTTAGATGGATTTTGGCAtaaaataaatttgatatataATTATTACATTTGATGTTAAAGTTgaacaaatttaattttacttttgtttgacatgtaaataaattaacaataagaCAATTTGTAAAAATAGAATGTAAAAGTTGAAATAAAACTgcgataataatataatattaattccaTCATTCTAGGGTACTTACATATGTTTCTTCaagaacattattttatttttctcaatttgtactctccacgagtatgattccaatttacaatattaatatgggtaataatttaccactTCTTTCGGAGGTTAAGTATACTTTTTTATCTAGAGGATAAATGTTTCACCTCTTCAGAAAGTTGAATTTAACATCGCTtcgggaggttaaaaatatactctcttcatgaggtaaatatttaccatctctttTGGATATTAGATAAATAACCTATTCAAGAGCTCTATCTCTTTGCGAGATTAAATATGTagatgaaatatttaaatatattgtctcTTCAAGAGGTTAatctcttcgggagattaaatatatagatgtgtgatttaaatatattgcctctttaggaggactatctcttctagagattttatatatatatatatatatatatatatatatatatatgtggaagaTTCAAACATATATAATCTCTTCCCGAGGTATATCTTATCATGTCTTCTACAATTAAATATATAACGTCTTTAGGAAGATtattttaccatctcttctgCAAATTgatagtttatatatataagtGGTATAGAAATAAAACTGACCATAAAAGTGGTATAAATAGGTAGAAATATGTCAGTCAGCTAAAGTCTcgtaaattaaataagaattaaagaaatatgtcaattaattagagtttcgtgctgataacgtgttataaaatatgtaaaaaaataaataagaaaataaataaatagagacgagATTGAAATTTACGTGATTCAGCTATGCCTACTCTACGAGTAGATGAGATCAAAATTTCACTATCATGGAAGGAATTATAAGATGGTTTGGAGCCGACTTTGTACaaagtatctctctctctctctcatcttcttTAATCCTTTGTATATGCTCCTCACTTCAagcatataatatttatataaaaatatgctATATGTATGTTTATTCAAATGAGAGGGAGGGGTGCCCTTTTATAAGATAATAAGGATGAGAAGAAATTTATGATGGTGGGAAAACTAAGGCGTGACTGTCATTTACCCTTTATAGTTTTCAAAaggataaaattaattttttaaaatatttatcttttaagaaattGCAAATGCTATTAATGCGCTTACCATTGGTTTGCCAAATGCTTTTGAGTTTACAGATTTTTGTTCCTTCctccaattttattttattttagttactGTTTTTGAGTTCACATGATGACTAAAGCGTTCCAACTCACTCGTTGCTGGTGGTCCTTGGGTTTCTTGACTTCTCAGGCCACACATCAAACAAACCTATTTACTTAATGCGTCGACCTGTCATGTTCAACAGTAAGTCAGTCAACCCGAAAGTCCTTGCAAGAAGTTGGAAGTCCTTGCCCCTTTGGCCACCGTGACCCCATCGTCACCTCCTGGCTCCTACATTGTTGTTCACATATACTACCCAAGGCCAAAACACACGGCAGCTAGAAGCCCATTTAACAAGTGCCGGCGAACTGACTAGTAGCTGCCGGTAATCAGCTCCGAGATGCCACCTTCCACTCCTACTGCCGTCTCCACGCCCTCCTCTCTGTTTCTTTTTCTGTCCTTTCTTCTCCTCCTCCCCTGCGCCCAACCCACTCCCACCTACGTCTACCAGATATGTGGCAGCGACGCCAAAAACGCAACTGAATTCTCTCCAAACAGCACCTACGAATCCAATCTCAATTCCCTCCTCTCTTCTCTTTCCTCCTCCAACTCCACGCGCAACAGGCCCTTCCGGAATTTGACCGTCGGCGGCCGCCCCAACGGCTCCGCTTCCGCCACGGTCTATGGCCTCTCCCTCTGCCGCGGCGACGTCACCACTGATGTCTGCCAAGAGTGCGTCGCCGCAGCCGGCCCATATATCCGCAGGACTTGCGCGAGGGTAAGAAGTGCCGTGATCTGGTACGACGAGTGCCTGGTGCGTTACTCCGACCGATATATCTTCTCCACTAGCGAACAAGAGCCCAGCGTCGAGATGCTAAATACAGGGAACATCACGGAGCCGAATCGGTTTGCGCAGTTGCTGGCCGACACGATGAGCAAGATAGTGACGCGTGCGGCGACGGACCGAACTCCTCCGGAGAAGTTTGCGACTGCAGAAGCCGCCTTCTCGGGGTTTCAGAAGCTTCACACACTGGCGCAGTGCACGCCGGATCTGTCGTCGTCCGATTGCAGTCGGTGTTTGGAAGTAGCCGCATCGAGGCTCCCCGGTTGCTGCGGCGGGAAGCAAGGGGGAAGGGTCCTGATGCCCAGCTGTTATGTGAGGTTCGAAGTTTACCCGTTTTATAACGAGAGCGTGGGTGCGGCACCTGCACCTTCCCCTGCGCCAATCATCACTAGTCTTCCTCCCCCGGTTGCTGTTACAAGCCCAGGAGGTAAActtcaatttaattaattttcgcAAAAGAGTTTGCGGACTAAATTATATCACCTAGAAGTCCCTGCTCCACAGGGGCATGAGAAATTATAGTGTCTGCCAATCCATGTATTGGTGTGTCCATTTTGTTGATGTCTGTTACCTAATGAGTTGATGTCTTTTGATGAATGTGATTCACTCTAATTAAGATAGACATATTCtataattttttcatataatacACTTGAATTTGGCCCTTCTATTTGATCAAGAATAGATAGTTGTCTCATCAATAGATAGAAATAGGAACTGATAGGAACAGATAGTTGTCTCATAAATAGATAGAAATAGGAGATTTTAATAAAAGATGAATCTTTTTTATAGGGAAACATAAAGGTTCTATTCCCTGCCATGTGAGACATATAACACAATTGAAAATTCACCCCAAATGCTACCTAATTTTATATGCAAGGGAGCCTTGAAATTAGATTTGTAGagatttgaacaaaatataacataaaattgtattaaatttcgTTCAAATTCATGGAAatctaattttaaaaatcaaaatccaTACTCTCAAGTCTCGAATACAACACAGGTGATTTTCAGAatataaatttctaaaaaatcCTTTGACTTAGTTTTCTTAAACAAaattatgattgaaatatatgcttaCCATCACATATCATGTCTTAGAAGGCTCATACTTCAATTTAGTGTGCGCAAGTAAGGGGTATGTTTTGTTGATAGaattttacattgaaaatataattattctttaaatattactatttcatacacacacacacacacacatatatatatatatacatacaaacatacatacatgTGTGTGTAATATATTAAAATCTTCGAATTCATAAGTTGAATCAAACACTAAATGAATATTTTGTAccctttgaaattttagttggaatgcaaataaaataaaaacattttcaTAAATTGCAATCTCATTTTCAGGAATGAGATTCTTGAATTTTCAATTCatgagattattattattattattattatttatttatttatttatttatttattttttatcctaGAACCCAATGACACCTAAAGTTTTCTAGttgtatataaatatttaaaaactagAAAAGTAAAATggcattttaaaaattctttagaACAAGAGATGATGAAAATTTCAAATTGTCACTGGCACTTTAATTGCACATGATAATTTTCCTCTTCTTAATCTGCATACCATTTTAGCGAATGGATGCAAAAATTATTGTTTTCTCTAATTGTTACAAACAAACCCATCTCGATGTGGGTGTTTTTTTGGACCCATGCCACTTGAATTTGTCAAATGAATTCTCTCCCTTTGGTCCCATGCAAGTTCAAAATATATTGACAGCATTGGAGTGGGATATGAGTGGCTACAAGCAATCTAGTAAGGCTAGCAGTACCCATTAGTAGAGCCTCATTATCTGCTCTCATGTACGTGTAGGCCCATTGGCGTGAATTATTGCATgtcatgtatgtgtgtgtgtgtgctgacAACAAAAATTGTGTGCTGACAACAAAAATCATACTCAACCTCATCGTTTACATCTTGGTGACCACCTATAGTCAAGAGAAAAATAAAGAACTTGAGAAATCGCCACACTGCCATCCTTTGCAATTTTGCAATGTTATAAATTCCAGAAGCTGCTTAAGGCTTCTCCCTATGACCTATTTTTTCTTGTTACTATGGATGATCGTACCACTACACCTAATCAGTTGTATTGTCATCAGTGAAATAGATGGCGGTGTCCAAAAGTTAGACGAATTGTGATTTGGTGAGAAAAGTGCATGAATGTTTCATAGGTTTTACATGTGTGTAGCAAAATGCAACTAAAGATCTTATATCAATTCGATGCAAATGCATTCACTACATAATTAACGTCCTATAGTTAATAAAGTAATACATTTGTATTTATCCAAGATAGAAgttgattctcatcattttgTTTTAATgcagaaaaaaataatatttcatccAAAACAATTATCGCCATTGCTGTTCCAATAGGTGTTTGTGCGCTGATTTTCCCTTTATTATACTATATTTGGTGTAAGAAACCAAAGAAGAAAAGCAAGGTTGTACGTCAAGAAAGTGGTATGTGaaattcttttattttgtttttgttctttCAATGATCAATTAATCCAAATGCTTTTTTAATTGATTAGCTCAATTTTGATTGAAAAACTACTCTTGTAAATATAGTTCCAATGCCATGCATGCACTTACAAATATAACATATAAGAACTTTCTAATTGAACATCAGGGAGTGAAATTGCTACAATAGAGTCCTTGCAATTTGACTTTGTTACAATTAAAGCTGCTACAAACAACTTCTCTAATGATAACAAGATTGGTGAAGGCGGATTTGGCGTAGTCTACAAGGTATGCAATACATAGATTAttgttatatatgtgtgtgtgtggaaaTCAACATGATCGTTGGACACATATGAAAAATGTCTACTAAATGGAATTCATAGGTACAATTCATGAAAAGAGTCATTTGTAAAAATTTCAGGGTACGCTTCCTAATGGGCAAGAAATAGCTATAAAGAGGCTATCTAAAGCCTCTGGGCAAGGTGCAGAAGAATTTAAGAATGAGGTTGTATTGTTGGCCAAGCTACAACATAGAAATCTAGTGAGGCTACTGGGATTTTGCTTGGAAGGAGAAGAAAAGATACTTGTCTATGAATTTGTTCCTAATAAAAGCCTCGACATTTTTCTATTTGGTATGACTTATCTTTGCGCTTATCATTTTCTTGTGTTATGTTTTTAATTTCATGTATTATGGCTCTCAAGCATTTCATTGCTGCATACAATTTGCTGCATGAGTGAAGtgcttttgagcttcaattttttGCTGagctaaatcaaaatatcatgatgCTTTGCCTATATACAGATCCTAAAAAACAAGGAATATTGGATTGGTCCAAACGTTACAAGATTATTGGAGAAATTGCTCGAGGGCTTCTTTATCTTCATGCAGATTCTCGACTTAGAATTATACATCGTGATCTCAAAGCTAGCAATATTTTGTTGGATGGGGGTATGAATGCAAAAATTTCAGATTTTGGTATGGCAAGAATATTTGGTGCAGACCAAACTCAAGGAAGTACGACCAACGTTGTGGGAACATAGTAAGTTTAATTTGGTTTGCTATCACCATTTTTTCCTTAATACTAGTGAATAAATTCATTAATTTTATTCCATTATTTCATTGAAA
It contains:
- the LOC131153362 gene encoding cysteine-rich receptor-like protein kinase 25 isoform X1 — protein: MPPSTPTAVSTPSSLFLFLSFLLLLPCAQPTPTYVYQICGSDAKNATEFSPNSTYESNLNSLLSSLSSSNSTRNRPFRNLTVGGRPNGSASATVYGLSLCRGDVTTDVCQECVAAAGPYIRRTCARVRSAVIWYDECLVRYSDRYIFSTSEQEPSVEMLNTGNITEPNRFAQLLADTMSKIVTRAATDRTPPEKFATAEAAFSGFQKLHTLAQCTPDLSSSDCSRCLEVAASRLPGCCGGKQGGRVLMPSCYVRFEVYPFYNESVGAAPAPSPAPIITSLPPPVAVTSPGEKNNISSKTIIAIAVPIGVCALIFPLLYYIWCKKPKKKSKVVRQESGSEIATIESLQFDFVTIKAATNNFSNDNKIGEGGFGVVYKGTLPNGQEIAIKRLSKASGQGAEEFKNEVVLLAKLQHRNLVRLLGFCLEGEEKILVYEFVPNKSLDIFLFDPKKQGILDWSKRYKIIGEIARGLLYLHADSRLRIIHRDLKASNILLDGGMNAKISDFGMARIFGADQTQGSTTNVVGTYGYMPPEYAMHGHFSVKSDVYSFGVLILEIVSGKKISYFDQGGCIEDLISYVRFLRHHLSFIFSKRKTILELNLVDSTKVINIVYFFFQNKAMLKLIFDKFLLQAWKLWRDGVPLELMDPTLRGTYSRNEVLRCIHIGLLCVQEDVAARPMMESVVLVLGSLTITLPLPQQPAFVPHSMTQPGSLAITDAESDESKSKTMPCSVNEASITEPYPR
- the LOC131153362 gene encoding cysteine-rich receptor-like protein kinase 25 isoform X4, which encodes MPPSTPTAVSTPSSLFLFLSFLLLLPCAQPTPTYVYQICGSDAKNATEFSPNSTYESNLNSLLSSLSSSNSTRNRPFRNLTVGGRPNGSASATVYGLSLCRGDVTTDVCQECVAAAGPYIRRTCARVRSAVIWYDECLVRYSDRYIFSTSEQEPSVEMLNTGNITEPNRFAQLLADTMSKIVTRAATDRTPPEKFATAEAAFSGFQKLHTLAQCTPDLSSSDCSRCLEVAASRLPGCCGGKQGGRVLMPSCYVRFEVYPFYNESVGAAPAPSPAPIITSLPPPVAVTSPGGVCALIFPLLYYIWCKKPKKKSKVVRQESGSEIATIESLQFDFVTIKAATNNFSNDNKIGEGGFGVVYKGTLPNGQEIAIKRLSKASGQGAEEFKNEVVLLAKLQHRNLVRLLGFCLEGEEKILVYEFVPNKSLDIFLFDPKKQGILDWSKRYKIIGEIARGLLYLHADSRLRIIHRDLKASNILLDGGMNAKISDFGMARIFGADQTQGSTTNVVGTYGYMPPEYAMHGHFSVKSDVYSFGVLILEIVSGKKISYFDQGGCIEDLISYAWKLWRDGVPLELMDPTLRGTYSRNEVLRCIHIGLLCVQEDVAARPMMESVVLVLGSLTITLPLPQQPAFVPHSMTQPGSLAITDAESDESKSKTMPCSVNEASITEPYPR
- the LOC131153362 gene encoding cysteine-rich receptor-like protein kinase 25 isoform X2 is translated as MPPSTPTAVSTPSSLFLFLSFLLLLPCAQPTPTYVYQICGSDAKNATEFSPNSTYESNLNSLLSSLSSSNSTRNRPFRNLTVGGRPNGSASATVYGLSLCRGDVTTDVCQECVAAAGPYIRRTCARVRSAVIWYDECLVRYSDRYIFSTSEQEPSVEMLNTGNITEPNRFAQLLADTMSKIVTRAATDRTPPEKFATAEAAFSGFQKLHTLAQCTPDLSSSDCSRCLEVAASRLPGCCGGKQGGRVLMPSCYVRFEVYPFYNESVGAAPAPSPAPIITSLPPPVAVTSPGGVCALIFPLLYYIWCKKPKKKSKVVRQESGSEIATIESLQFDFVTIKAATNNFSNDNKIGEGGFGVVYKGTLPNGQEIAIKRLSKASGQGAEEFKNEVVLLAKLQHRNLVRLLGFCLEGEEKILVYEFVPNKSLDIFLFDPKKQGILDWSKRYKIIGEIARGLLYLHADSRLRIIHRDLKASNILLDGGMNAKISDFGMARIFGADQTQGSTTNVVGTYGYMPPEYAMHGHFSVKSDVYSFGVLILEIVSGKKISYFDQGGCIEDLISYVRFLRHHLSFIFSKRKTILELNLVDSTKVINIVYFFFQNKAMLKLIFDKFLLQAWKLWRDGVPLELMDPTLRGTYSRNEVLRCIHIGLLCVQEDVAARPMMESVVLVLGSLTITLPLPQQPAFVPHSMTQPGSLAITDAESDESKSKTMPCSVNEASITEPYPR
- the LOC131153362 gene encoding cysteine-rich receptor-like protein kinase 25 isoform X3 — protein: MPPSTPTAVSTPSSLFLFLSFLLLLPCAQPTPTYVYQICGSDAKNATEFSPNSTYESNLNSLLSSLSSSNSTRNRPFRNLTVGGRPNGSASATVYGLSLCRGDVTTDVCQECVAAAGPYIRRTCARVRSAVIWYDECLVRYSDRYIFSTSEQEPSVEMLNTGNITEPNRFAQLLADTMSKIVTRAATDRTPPEKFATAEAAFSGFQKLHTLAQCTPDLSSSDCSRCLEVAASRLPGCCGGKQGGRVLMPSCYVRFEVYPFYNESVGAAPAPSPAPIITSLPPPVAVTSPGEKNNISSKTIIAIAVPIGVCALIFPLLYYIWCKKPKKKSKVVRQESGSEIATIESLQFDFVTIKAATNNFSNDNKIGEGGFGVVYKGTLPNGQEIAIKRLSKASGQGAEEFKNEVVLLAKLQHRNLVRLLGFCLEGEEKILVYEFVPNKSLDIFLFDPKKQGILDWSKRYKIIGEIARGLLYLHADSRLRIIHRDLKASNILLDGGMNAKISDFGMARIFGADQTQGSTTNVVGTYGYMPPEYAMHGHFSVKSDVYSFGVLILEIVSGKKISYFDQGGCIEDLISYAWKLWRDGVPLELMDPTLRGTYSRNEVLRCIHIGLLCVQEDVAARPMMESVVLVLGSLTITLPLPQQPAFVPHSMTQPGSLAITDAESDESKSKTMPCSVNEASITEPYPR